A section of the Roseivirga sp. BDSF3-8 genome encodes:
- the cas4 gene encoding CRISPR-associated protein Cas4 → MSAGISITPSHIIQYLYCPRFTWFEYVLTLPQYEEKQHKVMRGRELHDRKLEENKGYLRKRIGVKDKQEDIYLTNGLLRGRVDEVLTLQDDTLAPLDYKFARYEGKLYDTYKTQLYCYAWLIEENYGGEVNCGYIVYTRSKNKLLEVPVARKDVEKVKAAADSIQTIIGGKTYPKATKYKKRCLSCTYRNVCTQ, encoded by the coding sequence ATGAGTGCCGGTATCAGCATAACGCCCTCGCACATTATACAATATTTGTATTGTCCGCGCTTTACCTGGTTTGAGTACGTGCTCACCCTGCCGCAGTATGAAGAAAAGCAGCATAAAGTGATGCGCGGCCGCGAGCTGCACGACCGCAAACTGGAAGAGAACAAAGGCTACCTGCGCAAACGCATCGGCGTAAAAGACAAGCAGGAAGACATCTACCTGACCAATGGCCTGCTGCGCGGCCGGGTAGACGAGGTGCTCACCCTGCAGGACGACACGCTGGCCCCGCTGGACTATAAGTTTGCCCGCTACGAAGGCAAGCTCTACGATACGTACAAAACGCAACTCTACTGCTATGCCTGGCTGATAGAGGAAAACTACGGCGGGGAGGTAAATTGTGGCTATATTGTGTACACCCGTAGCAAAAACAAACTGCTGGAAGTACCCGTAGCGCGTAAGGATGTGGAGAAGGTAAAGGCGGCTGCGGACAGCATACAAACCATTATCGGCGGAAAGACTTACCCAAAGGCTACCAAATACAAAAAGCGTTGCTTATCTTGTACCTACCGGAACGTTTGCACGCAGTAG